The Coffea arabica cultivar ET-39 chromosome 1e, Coffea Arabica ET-39 HiFi, whole genome shotgun sequence genome has a window encoding:
- the LOC113690830 gene encoding putative pentatricopeptide repeat-containing protein At3g13770, mitochondrial, with the protein MEAPILLNLEKVPFLPKQVPAHDSIHWNSVIKHQAKLKNDRAILTTYAHMEALGILPNSTTLPLIFKACANLQTLERGKKIQNDMMGSPLINDIRVGTSLVDFYSKCGCLEDAYYVFDEMPKRDVIAWNAMILGCVQCMEYEAALFLFMEMQEENLRPNSRTVVSLLKACGELSELGLGKGIHGYCLRNGLMEMSSHVGSALISFYSRFDMTTANHVFRSLGSRSTVSWNSMLCGYFDAGHYLKTVDLFLWMLKGGKEYDHVTVLVIIQACAELGLIELGMQVHQLVKKHGFSKDLHTLNALMRFYSSMGYLKCSFNLFISVPNKDVVLWNSMISACIDNSLNDEAIKMFTKMQIEGIRPNDSSIISMINLFAGLEKGLTNGKSLHAYAIKYGMEAFTLCRIALLNMYGVLNCVEDALNIFSETNDSDVVSWNTLIAALVHNGLRSQVFLFFRQMQESDVKPNGHTIISILAACDDDTFLNTGRSFHGYVVKNGLEVDAALNAALTEMYMNCGDEANAKYLFEGFRNKDLISWNAMISNYVNNNRPQKALLLFHRMISEVEPNFSTIVSALSACAYLAELSQGLCLHAYITRRESLMGFHLPVANALITMYARCGCMRYAEYVFSSLRKRNSVSWNAIIAGYGMHGRGHDAVLAFSQMLEEGFLPTDVTFVSALSACSHSGLIEKGLQLYHLMVQHFYITPKLVHYACAVDLLSRGGRLDEAMQLIKSMPIAPDASVWRALLGACRVYSETSYAKIIFEKLVELEPTNAGNYILLSNVYAAAGHWSEVRKLRILLEKKGLVKPPGKSWIVVKNKLHQFTAGDKSHPESDKIYQKLSYLVSSIKRRGYVPDVCWVLHDEEPEEKLRRLLSHSEKLAIAFGLMNAGAKSPVLITKNLRVCGDCHEFSKHVSRLVGKEIILRDGSRFHHFSNGICSCKDYW; encoded by the coding sequence ATGGAGGCACCTATACTACTTAACCTCGAAAAAGTCCCATTTTTGCCTAAACAAGTCCCAGCCCACGATTCAATACACTGGAATTCAGTGATAAAACATCAAGCAAAGCTGAAAAATGACAGAGCAATACTTACTACATACGCCCATATGGAAGCTTTGGGCATCTTGCCTAATAGTACAACATTGCCTCTGATTTTCAAGGCTTGTGCGAATTTGCAAACCCTTGAGAGAGGCAAGAAGATACAAAACGATATGATGGGTTCCCCTTTGATCAATGACATCCGGGTTGGGACTAGTCTTGTTGATTTTTATAGCAAATGTGGGTGTCTAGAAGATGCTTATTACGTATTCGATGAAATGCCAAAAAGGGATGTCATAGCCTGGAATGCAATGATTTTGGGGTGCGTGCAGTGCATGGAGTATGAGGCAGCGTTATTTCTGTTCATGGAGATGCAAGAGGAGAATTTGAGGCCTAATTCTAGGACGGTTGTTTCATTGCTTAAGGCATGTGGTGAGCTTTCAGAGCTGGGCCTTGGGAAAGGGATCCACGGGTATTGTTTGAGGAATGGACTTATGGAAATGAGCAGTCATGTGGGTAGTGCTTTAATTAGTTTCTATTCAAGATTTGACATGACAACTGCTAATCATGTTTTCAGGTCGTTGGGTTCAAGGAGCACTGTTAGTTGGAATTCGATGCTTTGTGGGTATTTTGATGCCGGTCATTACTTGAAAACTGTAGATCTTTTCCTCTGGATGCTCAAGGGGGGAAAAGAATATGATCATGTTACTGTTCTAGTTATTATTCAGGCCTGTGCGGAACTGGGACTTATTGAGTTGGGAATGCAAGTCCATCAACTTGTAAAAAAACATGGCTTCAGTAAAGATCTGCACACACTAAATGCATTGATGAGGTTCTACAGCAGCATGGGGTACTTGAAATGTTCATTTAATCTATTTATCTCTGTTCCTAACAAAGATGTTGTGCTGTGGAATTCTATGATTTCAGCATGCATTGATAACAGCTTGAATGATGAAGCAATTAAAATGTTCACTAAGATGCAAATAGAAGGCATTAGACCAAATGACAGTTCTATTATTAGCATGATAAACTTATTTGCAGGTTTGGAAAAAGGATTGACAAATGGAAAAAGCTTGCATGCTTATGCAATTAAGTATGGAATGGAGGCCTTTACACTCTGTCGAATTGCTTTGTTGAATATGTATGGAGTTTTAAATTGTGTTGAAGATGCCTTGAACATTTTCTCCGAGACAAATGATTCAGATGTAGTTTCTTGGAACACTTTAATTGCTGCATTGGTTCATAATGGATTAAGAAGCCAAGTATTCTTATTCTTTAGGCAGATGCAGGAATCAGATGTCAAACCAAATGGTCACACTATAATTTCCATTCTTGCTGCTTGTGATGATGATACCTTTCTGAACACTGGAAGATCTTTCCATGGTTATGTAGTAAAAAATGGTCTGGAAGTAGATGCAGCACTGAATGCTGCACTGactgaaatgtacatgaattgTGGTGATGAGGCAAATGCTAAGTATCTGTTTGAGGGCTTCAGAAACAAAGATTTGATCTCTTGGAATGCCATGATTTCCAATTACGTGAACAACAACCGACCTCAAAAAGCTTTGTTGCTTTTCCATCGCATGATTTCGGAAGTTGAACCCAATTTCTCAACAATAGTAAGTGCTCTTTCTGCATGTGCATATCTAGCAGAACTTTCTCAAGGCCTTTGTTTACATGCCTACATAACACGAAGGGAATCATTAATGGGTTTTCATTTGCCTGTGGCAAATGCTTTAATAACTATGTACGCAAGATGCGGCTGCATGAGATATGCTGAATATGTATTTAGTTCCTTACGAAAAAGAAATTCAGTTTCTTGGAATGCAATAATAGCTGGCTATGGCATGCATGGCCGAGGACATGATGCTGTTCTTGCCTTCTCACAAATGTTAGAAGAAGGGTTCCTGCCCACAGATGTGACATTTGTTTCTGCTTTGTCAGCTTGCAGCCATTCTGGTTTGATAGAAAAAGGATTGCAGCTTTACCACTTGATGGTTCAGCACTTTTATATTACCCCAAAACTTGTCCACTATGCTTGCGCAGTGGATCTATTGTCACGAGGTGGGCGTTTAGATGAAGCCATGCAATTAATTAAGTCTATGCCAATTGCTCCTGATGCATCAGTGTGGCGAGCTCTGCTTGGTGCTTGTAGAGTTTATTCTGAAACCAGTTATGCCAAAATCATTTTTGAAAAGCTTGTTGAATTGGAACCAACAAATGCAGGTAattatattttactttcaaatgtCTATGCTGCTGCAGGCCATTGGTCAGAGGTCAGAAAATTGCGAATACTACTTGAGAAAAAGGGTTTGGTAAAACCTCCTGGAAAAAGTTGGATCGTGGTTAAAAATAAACTTCACCAGTTCACTGCTGGAGACAAGTCACATCCCGAAAGTGACAAAATCTATCAAAAGTTGTCTTATTTGGTGTCATCAATTAAAAGAAGGGGTTATGTTCCAGATGTTTGTTGGGTTCTCCATGATGAAGAACCTGAAGAAAAACTCAGAAGGCTACTAAGCCACAGTGAGAAGCTTGCTATTGCTTTCGGATTGATGAATGCAGGCGCTAAGTCACCAGTTTTGATCACAAAGAACCTGAGGGTTTGTGGTGATTGCCATGAATTTAGTAAGCATGTATCCAGATTGGTTGGCAAAGAAATAATTCTGAGAGATGGAAGTCGTTTCCATCATTTTAGCAATGGTATCTGTTCATGCAAAGATTATTGGTGA